From Candidatus Cloacimonadota bacterium, one genomic window encodes:
- the ahcY gene encoding adenosylhomocysteinase, with amino-acid sequence MKMNDYKVKDISLAEFGRKEIDIAEKEMPGLMAIRKKFSKSKPLQGVKITGSLHMTIQTAVLIKTLVELGADVRWASCNIYSTQDHAAAAIAEMGIPVFAWKGETQDEYWWCTNNALTFPDGTGPNLIVDDGGDATLMLHRGYYAEENPEILNKEVEGDDERALLDKLREIYEKNPTKWHEAAKILKGISEETTTGVHRLYQRKRDNNLLAPAMNVNDSVTKSKFDNLYGCRESLADGIKRATDVMIAGKVVVVLGYGDVGKGCAHSMKSYGARVIVTEIDPICALQAAMEGFEVSTIEDALPEGNIYVTTTGNLHVITAEHISKMNDQAIVCNIGHFDNEIQVAQLKKYSGIKAENIKPQVDKYTFPDGHSIFLLADGRLVNLGCATGHPSFVMSNSFTNQVLAQIDLWENDYEIDVYRLSKYLDEEVARLHLEKIGVKLTKMTPEQSEYIGYPVQGPYKPDHYRY; translated from the coding sequence ATGAAAATGAATGATTATAAGGTAAAAGACATTTCCTTAGCAGAGTTTGGCAGGAAAGAAATTGATATTGCCGAAAAAGAGATGCCCGGATTAATGGCAATCCGAAAGAAGTTTTCAAAAAGCAAACCACTTCAAGGAGTCAAAATTACCGGTTCTTTGCATATGACAATTCAAACGGCGGTTCTGATAAAAACCTTAGTTGAATTGGGAGCTGACGTTCGTTGGGCAAGCTGCAATATCTATTCAACTCAAGATCACGCTGCTGCTGCAATTGCAGAAATGGGCATACCTGTTTTTGCATGGAAAGGTGAAACTCAGGACGAATACTGGTGGTGCACGAATAATGCATTGACCTTCCCAGACGGAACAGGTCCAAATTTAATCGTTGATGACGGAGGTGATGCAACTCTCATGCTTCATCGTGGGTATTATGCAGAGGAAAATCCGGAAATATTAAACAAAGAAGTGGAAGGCGATGATGAGAGAGCTTTGCTGGATAAATTGAGGGAAATTTATGAGAAGAATCCAACCAAATGGCATGAAGCCGCTAAGATTTTGAAAGGGATTTCTGAAGAAACCACTACAGGTGTTCATCGCCTCTATCAAAGGAAAAGAGACAATAACCTTTTAGCCCCTGCCATGAATGTTAACGATTCGGTAACAAAATCGAAATTTGACAATCTCTATGGTTGCCGAGAATCTTTGGCAGATGGAATAAAGCGAGCCACTGATGTAATGATTGCCGGAAAGGTTGTAGTTGTGCTTGGTTACGGAGATGTTGGCAAGGGATGCGCCCATTCCATGAAAAGTTATGGAGCTCGTGTTATCGTTACGGAAATAGATCCGATTTGTGCGTTGCAAGCTGCTATGGAAGGTTTTGAGGTTTCTACCATCGAAGACGCTCTTCCTGAAGGAAATATCTATGTTACAACTACCGGAAATCTGCATGTAATTACGGCTGAACACATATCAAAGATGAATGATCAGGCAATTGTATGCAATATTGGTCATTTTGACAATGAAATACAGGTTGCACAATTGAAAAAATATTCCGGTATAAAGGCAGAAAACATCAAACCGCAAGTGGATAAATATACTTTTCCGGATGGTCATTCAATATTTCTTCTCGCTGATGGACGGTTAGTAAATCTCGGTTGTGCTACCGGACACCCATCATTTGTGATGAGTAATTCTTTCACAAATCAAGTTCTCGCCCAAATCGATCTATGGGAAAATGATTATGAAATAGATGTTTATCGTCTTTCAAAATATCTTGATGAAGAAGTTGCCCGATTGCATTTAGAAAAAATTGGAGTGAAATTGACAAAGATGACCCCAGAACAATCTGAATATATTGGCTATCCCGTACAGGGACCTTATAAACCGGATCATTACCGATATTAA